CTCGGATCGGAATTCGGGAGATGTTTCACGATTTCACAACCGACCCTCCGGCTCCATTCGTCCAGCTGTTCGATTGCCGCCGCGCGAAAAGTATCCCCGGCGGAGAGTAAAACGCTTTTTCCTGACGACTGGTAAATATTAGCCAATTTCCCGATAGTTGTTGTTTTCCCGGCGCCGTTTACCCCTACGACAAGTATTACATGCGGAACCCCGTGATTCTCCATGACAGTTTCCGGCTGTACAAGCGGGCTGCCGGCAAGTTCGCCGATTCTTTCCCTGAGGAACGGCCTGATTTCCTCGACCTCCTTTATCTCCTTGTTTTTCACCGCTTTTTTCAAGTTGTCGATTAGTTGCATGGTGGTTGGCATACCGATATCGGCTGTAATTAATGCCTCTTCCAGCTCCTGGAAAAGTTCCTCATCAATAGATATTCTCCCGGTAGTGGCGTGAGTGATACTGGAGACGAGGCTTTTGCTGGTTTTTCTAAGACCTTCTTTCAGTCGGGCCAAAAGGCCCATTTTTTCTTTTTCCATGGCTTTGCAGTCTAGTCTGTTTTAATCCCGAATAAAACGGGTTAATATTATGCAAACAAAATGGGGCAGACAATAGGCAGTTTATGGCAGTTCAAATTTATCGCCTCGTGCAGGGAGATTAGGTGCAATTATCAAGGTTCATTATTGATGGTATGAGTAATCCACGTTTTTTGGCTTTACTCATTTCCATCTTTCTTTTTCCTTTCGGGGGATCGGTTTCATTTTCGGAGGCTGAAGAGAGCTCTTTCCGGGTCGCGGAAAATATTTCTGTTTCCGGCGCGAAGACCGAGCCTGTCGAATTGAGGAAAAGCGACAAGGCGTTGCCAGGGCCAAAGATATCCGTCAACTCCTCTGCCGCCTCGGATAGCTCTCTAAATGAATCGCGGAAGAGCGGGATTGATTTGAACGGAAAAAAATCAAAAGTGAAGGTCTCTGACAATGGACCCAAGATGTCGCTGAATTTTGAATCAGCGCCTATCCGGGAAGTGATAAAGAATATCTGCGAATTCCTCGGAATGAATTACATAATCGAAGATGACGTTAAAGGTTTTGTGACGATAAGAACCCTCGACCGCATCCCCGCTGCCGGGGCGACCGACCTCCTCGACCAGCTTCTGGTGATAAATAATCTCACGCGGGTAAAGGTGGGGGAGTATTGGCGCTTCTTACCGCTTGCAAAAGCGCTCCTTGAGCCTCTTCCTGTATATCAGGATCCTCCAGCTTCAGAATTTGC
The DNA window shown above is from Nitrospinota bacterium and carries:
- the ftsY gene encoding signal recognition particle-docking protein FtsY, translating into MEKEKMGLLARLKEGLRKTSKSLVSSITHATTGRISIDEELFQELEEALITADIGMPTTMQLIDNLKKAVKNKEIKEVEEIRPFLRERIGELAGSPLVQPETVMENHGVPHVILVVGVNGAGKTTTIGKLANIYQSSGKSVLLSAGDTFRAAAIEQLDEWSRRVGCEIVKHLPNSDPSAVAFDAMKAAVARKKDVVIVDTAGRLHTRTNLMEELSKVRRIIGREVEGAPHETLLVLDGTTGQNALNQANEFHSKINLTGLVLTKLDGTGKGGAVIRIINETKLPVKYIGIGEKIDDLQPFDAKLFAEAIL